In a genomic window of Brettanomyces nanus chromosome 1, complete sequence:
- the IMA3_2 gene encoding oligo-1,6-glucosidase ima3 (CAZy:GH13), whose protein sequence is MAATTLHLHPETKPEWWKEATVYQIYPASFKDSNNDGWGDLNGIKSKLGYLKDLGVDCIWICPFYESPQKDMGYDIADYEKVWSTYGTNKDIFDLISEVHSMGMKILVDLVLCYTSDQNKWFKESRSSTDNPKRDWFMWKKPKGYDKSGKPIPPNNWRSFFGGSSWEYDKKTKEFYFHTFTVEQPDYNWENAECRAAMFENAVGYWLRHGVDGFRIDVGGMYSKVAGLPDAPITNPKDEYQMAGELSQNGPRIHEYHKLMHHYMMSQIDDKRDLLTVGEIGTADDKNQFLYTGADRGELSEMFNCKHMGIGKSPAFKYDMVPFTLKDFKLTLADSFLWVNGTNGWSTAFLENHDQGRSVSRFGNDSTPESRAASGKLLATLLIALTGTLYVYQGQELGCVNCKGWKISDFEDIECRNNYRIISEKYGKDSQEVVDFKKGVDIISRDHSRTPFPWSSEKPYAGFTDGAKPWFKINELFKTGINAADEIKDPNSVLNFWKRALKFRKANKDILIYGYDFEFIDLENLKLFSFTKKYGFKTLFAALNFSDDDLKFTLPEDKSFNFAFGTHSLPKQFDTVLRPWEARLYLAE, encoded by the coding sequence GGACTCTAACAACGATGGATGGGGTGACTTAAATGGAATTAAGTCAAAACTTGGATATTTGAAGGATCTTGGAGTGGATTGCATCTGGATATGTCCATTCTATGAATCACCTCAAAAGGATATGGGTTATGATATTGCTGATTACGAGAAGGTCTGGTCAACTTACGGTACCAACAAGGACATTTTTGACTTGATCAGCGAGGTGCACAGCATGGGTATGAAGATCCTTGTTGACTTAGTGCTTTGTTACACCTCTGACCAAAACAAGTGGTTCAAAGAGTCCAGGTCTAGTACTGATAATCCTAAAAGAGATTGGTTTATGTGGAAAAAACCAAAGGGATATGACAAGTCAGGAAAACCCATTCCACCAAACAATTGgagatctttctttggcGGATCCTCTTGGGAATACGACAAGAAGACAAAAGAATTTTACTTTCATACCTTTACAGTCGAACAGCCCGATTATAACTGGGAAAATGCTGAGTGTCGTGCTGCTATGTTTGAGAATGCAGTTGGTTACTGGTTGAGACACGGGGTTGATGGCTTCAGAATAGATGTTGGTGGAATGTACTCAAAGGTTGCTGGTTTACCAGATGCTCCAATCACCAATCCTAAGGATGAATATCAGATGGCAGGGGAACTTTCCCAAAATGGACCTAGAATTCATGAATATCATAAATTGATGCATCACTATATGATGTCCCAAATTGATGACAAGAGAGATCTTTTGACGGTTGGTGAGATTGGTACTGCTGACGACAAAAATCAGTTCCTTTATACAGGAGCCGACAGAGGAGAGTTGTCTGAGATGTTCAACTGTAAGCATATGGGTATTGGCAAGTCACCTGCCTTTAAGTACGATATGGTACCAtttactttgaaagatttcaagCTTACTCTTGCGGACTCTTTCCTTTGGGTCAATGGCACCAATGGATGGTCTACGGCTTTCTTAGAGAATCATGATCAGGGAAGATCTGTCTCGCGGTTTGGTAATGATTCGACGCCGGAATCACGTGCTGCTTCTGGCAAACTTTTGGCAACTCTCTTGATTGCTTTGACCGGTACATTGTATGTATACCAAGGACAGGAATTGGGTTGCGTAAACTGCAAGGGATGGAAAATCAGTGACTTCGAGGACATTGAATGTCGCAACAACTACAGAATCATTTCCGAGAAGTATGGAAAGGATTCACAGGAGGTTGTCGACTTCAAAAAGGGTGTAGATATTATCTCCAGAGATCACTCGCGTACGCCTTTCCCATGGTCTAGCGAGAAACCTTATGCTGGTTTCACTGATGGCGCTAAGCCTTGGTTCAAGATTAACGAACTTTTTAAGACTGGAATTAATGCTGCGGACGAAATTAAGGATCCGAATTCGGTTTTGAACTTCTGGAAGAGAGCATTAAAGTTTAGGAAGGCCAACAAAGATATTTTAATCTACGGTTATGACTTTGAGTTCATTGACTTGGAAAATTTAAAGTTATTTTCATTCACTAAGAAGTATGGCTTCAAAACCTTGTTTGCCGCATTAAACTTCTCCGATGACGATCTAAAGTTCACTTTACCTGAAGATAAGTCGTTCAATTTTGCTTTTGGCACTCACAGCCTTCCAAAGCAATTCGACACCGTCTTGAGGCCATGGGAGGCAAGATTATATCTTGCAGAATAG